A region from the Arachis ipaensis cultivar K30076 chromosome B01, Araip1.1, whole genome shotgun sequence genome encodes:
- the LOC107629266 gene encoding transcription factor MYB74-like, producing MAKSCSSEKNNNNGLKKGPWTPEEDQKLIDYIQKHEHGKWRTLPKNAGLKRCGKSCRLRWANYLRPDIKRGRFSFEEEEMIIQLHTVLGNKWSTIAANLPGRTDNEIKNYWNTHIKKKLLKMGIDPITHKQSKRKST from the exons ATGGCCAAGTCTTGTTCTAGTGAAAAGAACAATAATAATGGATTGAAGAAGGGTCCATGGACTCCGGAGGAAGATCAAAAACTCATTGATTACATTCAGAAACATGAGCATGGCAAGTGGCGAACCCTTCCTAAGAATGCAG gaTTAAAGAGATGTGGAAAAAGTTGCCGGCTAAGGTGGGCTAATTACTTGAGGCCTGATATAAAGAGAGGAAGATTctcatttgaagaagaagaaatgatcaTCCAGTTACACACTGTTTTGGGAAACAA GTGGTCTACAATTGCTGCTAATTTACCCGGAAGAACAGATAATGAGATTAAGAATTATTGGAACACTCACATCAAGAAGAAATTGTTGAAGATGGGGATTGATCCAATAACTCATAAGCAATCCAAGAGGAAAAGTACCTAA
- the LOC107629285 gene encoding uncharacterized protein LOC107629285 has protein sequence MNLLLFCCQTWLMQMTTNLLLKMRFKEQIGDVLAARATYIQQTGKESDSDFVQNVISRANMEKRLGNMESACGIYKEAIEMVVAEENLQHALPNLYVHFSHLKYMVEKNSKNPILLSGCKVADGSGVML, from the exons ATGAATTTGCTTCT ATTTTGTTGTCAAACATGGCTTATGCAGATGACGACGAATCTCTTGTTGAAGATGAG GTTTAAGGAACAAATAGGAGATGTTTTAGCTGCTCGCGCTACATATATTCAGCAGACTGGTAAAGAGTCAGATTCTGATTTTGTGCAGAATGTTATATCAAGAGCCAATATGGAGAAACGTTTG GGAAATATGGAATCAGCTTGTGGTATATACAAAGAAGCAATAGAGATGGTTGTAGCTGAAGAGAATTTACAGCATGCCCTCCCTAATTTATATGTCCATTTCTCTCACCTAAAATATATG GTTGAAAAGAATTCTAAGAACCCTATTCTGCTATCTGGTTGTAAAGTTGCAGATGGCAGTGGTGTTATGCTC TAA